From a region of the Halomonas sp. HL-93 genome:
- a CDS encoding ABC transporter ATP-binding protein, which produces MLEFHQVYKSYSTPQGPLQVLENVSLNLTAGQSLALMGESGSGKSTLLHLAAGLDLPDQGHITLAGENVASLSEMERARLRRETLGLVFQQFHLVPSLSVIDNLRLQARLAKRDDADWSGHLIERLGLKGLEKRYPEQLSGGQQQRLAIGRALAPRPPLLLADEPTGNLDETTANEVLELLLSLIRETQCALLVVTHSPQVAAPLDRCLRLRHGQLISAI; this is translated from the coding sequence ATGCTGGAATTTCATCAGGTATATAAAAGCTACTCGACACCTCAAGGGCCGCTACAGGTACTGGAAAATGTCTCACTTAACCTGACCGCCGGCCAAAGCTTGGCGCTAATGGGTGAGTCGGGGAGCGGAAAATCCACCCTGCTGCATCTTGCCGCAGGTTTGGACCTGCCCGACCAAGGCCACATCACACTCGCAGGTGAAAACGTTGCGTCTCTATCAGAGATGGAGCGCGCTCGCTTGCGCCGCGAGACGCTGGGCTTGGTGTTTCAGCAATTTCACTTAGTCCCCAGCCTATCGGTCATCGACAACTTGCGCTTACAGGCCCGCTTGGCCAAGCGCGACGATGCCGACTGGTCTGGCCACTTGATAGAGCGGCTAGGCCTTAAAGGGCTGGAAAAACGTTACCCAGAACAGCTCTCGGGCGGTCAACAGCAGCGCTTGGCAATTGGCCGCGCCCTGGCGCCGCGCCCCCCTCTGTTACTCGCCGACGAACCCACGGGCAACTTGGACGAGACGACCGCTAATGAGGTGCTTGAACTACTACTAAGCCTGATTCGAGAAACCCAGTGTGCGCTACTGGTCGTAACCCACAGTCCACAAGTCGCCGCCCCGCTTGACCGATGCCTGCGCCTGCGCCACGGCCAATTGATTAGCGCAATATGA
- the kduD gene encoding 2-dehydro-3-deoxy-D-gluconate 5-dehydrogenase KduD, whose protein sequence is MRLFSLQGQVAMVTGCNKGLGQGIAVALAEAGADIVGVSRSPTDQTRQKVEAYGQRFYTIEAELGHHAPSDIVNQAINQAGKLDILVNNAGMIRRAPAIEFSEQDWDSVIDVNLKAAFFLAQQVAKHLIERKAPGKIVNIASLLSFQGGIRVPSYTASKSGILGLTRLLANEWAPYDINVNAIAPGYMATDNTQALRDDPNRHDEILGRIPAGRWGTPEDLAGAAIYLCSDAARYVHGHTLAVDGGWLAR, encoded by the coding sequence ATGAGGTTATTTTCCTTGCAAGGGCAAGTGGCCATGGTTACCGGTTGCAATAAAGGCTTGGGCCAAGGCATTGCCGTGGCGCTAGCCGAGGCGGGCGCTGACATTGTTGGCGTCAGCCGCTCACCCACCGATCAAACGCGCCAGAAAGTCGAAGCGTACGGGCAACGTTTTTACACTATCGAAGCAGAATTAGGTCATCACGCGCCAAGCGATATCGTTAACCAAGCCATCAACCAAGCCGGCAAACTGGATATTCTGGTTAACAATGCGGGGATGATTCGCCGGGCTCCGGCGATTGAGTTCTCTGAACAAGACTGGGACTCGGTGATAGACGTCAACTTAAAGGCGGCGTTTTTTCTGGCTCAGCAGGTTGCCAAGCACTTAATTGAGCGCAAAGCACCCGGTAAGATCGTCAATATTGCCTCCCTGCTTTCGTTTCAAGGCGGCATTCGCGTCCCCTCTTACACCGCGAGTAAAAGTGGCATCCTCGGGTTAACGCGACTACTGGCTAACGAATGGGCACCTTACGATATCAACGTCAATGCCATCGCGCCTGGATACATGGCGACGGATAACACCCAAGCACTGCGCGACGACCCCAACCGCCATGATGAAATACTCGGCCGCATTCCCGCCGGACGCTGGGGTACCCCCGAAGATCTGGCCGGTGCGGCCATCTATCTATGCTCCGACGCCGCCCGCTATGTGCATGGTCACACCCTGGCTGTGGACGGGGGTTGGCTCGCCCGTTAA
- a CDS encoding mannitol dehydrogenase family protein yields the protein MAPQRIEAKPKSGQIGFVHLGLGAFHRAHQAVYLERYRQRSGDTGWGVCSANLRASVGLVDGLSAAGHRYHVAEYTDSDSVTLREIGVIEETLFSGRDGAGNWGRDRERLLARMASADTRIVTLTVTEKGYFLNPASGELRDDDPMIIGDIASPQQPRTAPGLLVEALARRREAGIAPFTVLSCDNMPDNGKRTRQAVVQLAEQRDAALASWIASEVAFPCSMVDRIVPAMTDTDFERLAALGVTDSNAVVCEAFTQWVVEDNFPTGRPNWETEGVEMVADVAPFETMKLRMLNGSHSLLAYLGALAGIETVYEGVNHVALRVLLRRYMLEEAAPTLEMPEGIDLDAYADSLLARFANDSLRHRLQQIAMDGSQKLPQRWLSGALKRSAAGETSPCVALGMAAWIRYTAGEDLLGNRYTVDDPLAKRFADLHHAHGVDASTLVAAFLAMDDVVPSELAADKVFAQCVLNAYQTLIQGGLSEALAALERN from the coding sequence ATGGCTCCACAGCGTATTGAAGCGAAGCCCAAAAGCGGTCAGATCGGTTTTGTTCATTTGGGCTTAGGCGCATTTCACCGTGCCCATCAAGCGGTCTATTTAGAGCGTTATCGTCAGCGTAGTGGTGACACTGGGTGGGGTGTTTGCAGCGCTAACCTGCGTGCCAGCGTTGGTTTAGTCGACGGATTGAGCGCGGCTGGGCATCGCTATCATGTCGCCGAGTACACCGATAGTGACAGCGTCACACTGCGCGAAATAGGCGTGATCGAAGAGACGTTGTTTTCTGGCCGTGATGGTGCCGGTAATTGGGGGCGTGACCGGGAAAGGCTGTTAGCGCGAATGGCCTCTGCGGACACCCGTATCGTTACTTTAACGGTGACCGAGAAGGGCTACTTTTTAAACCCGGCTAGCGGTGAATTAAGAGACGATGATCCGATGATCATCGGCGATATCGCCTCGCCCCAGCAGCCGCGTACCGCACCAGGGCTGCTGGTTGAAGCGTTAGCTCGGCGGCGGGAAGCAGGCATTGCCCCCTTTACGGTGCTCTCTTGCGACAATATGCCGGATAACGGTAAGCGAACACGCCAAGCGGTGGTGCAGTTAGCTGAGCAGCGCGATGCCGCGCTGGCTAGCTGGATAGCCTCCGAGGTGGCATTTCCCTGCAGCATGGTGGATCGCATCGTGCCCGCCATGACCGACACGGACTTTGAGCGTTTAGCGGCGCTGGGGGTTACAGATTCAAACGCTGTGGTATGCGAGGCGTTCACCCAGTGGGTGGTGGAAGACAATTTCCCAACTGGGCGGCCGAACTGGGAAACCGAAGGCGTTGAGATGGTCGCCGATGTAGCGCCGTTTGAAACCATGAAGTTACGCATGCTCAATGGCAGCCACTCCTTACTGGCTTACTTGGGTGCATTAGCGGGTATTGAAACGGTCTATGAAGGGGTCAATCACGTCGCGCTTCGCGTGCTGCTACGCCGCTATATGCTTGAAGAGGCGGCGCCTACCCTTGAGATGCCGGAAGGGATTGATTTAGACGCTTACGCTGACTCGCTGCTGGCGCGCTTTGCCAATGACAGCCTGCGCCATCGCCTGCAGCAAATCGCTATGGATGGCAGCCAAAAGCTGCCGCAGCGCTGGCTTTCTGGAGCACTGAAACGTAGTGCCGCTGGTGAGACATCGCCCTGCGTGGCGTTGGGAATGGCGGCCTGGATTCGCTACACCGCGGGCGAAGATCTGCTCGGGAATCGCTACACCGTTGACGACCCGCTAGCCAAGCGCTTTGCCGATTTACACCACGCCCATGGCGTCGATGCCAGTACGTTGGTCGCCGCCTTTTTAGCCATGGACGATGTGGTGCCGAGCGAGCTAGCCGCAGACAAAGTGTTTGCTCAGTGCGTACTAAACGCGTATCAAACGCTGATCCAAGGTGGACTAAGTGAAGCGCTGGCAGCGCTTGAGCGCAACTAG
- a CDS encoding TRAP transporter large permease, which produces MEVIILFSVFLILLLVGMPIAFALGLASLSYLLLEGISLTIVPQRMYAGIDTFVLLCIPGFVLAGNLMNVGNITEHIVRFSNALLGHIRGGLGLANVAGSMIFGGISGTAVADSASIGSVMIPGMARSGYDKPFAAAVTAASSTVGPIIPPSVPMIIVGSLSGISVGRMFLAGAIPGLLMGLAMMATVYILAVRRGYPKEQRVPFLQLLREAKTAFWALLMTVIILYGIIGGFFTPTEASIVASLYALVVGMYVYKGLSWKKLPAILSDTVLTSSALLLMVGLANLFGWILTSEQIPQMIAALILSISDNPLIVLLILNLILLFVGAFMETIAALIILFPALVGVATGVGVDPVHFAVIAVLNLMIGLTTPPVGVCLFVVAGIGKLPMLTVARAIVPFLLCNLAVLLLVTYVPAISLWLPNLLMGE; this is translated from the coding sequence ATGGAAGTTATTATTCTCTTCAGTGTTTTCTTGATTCTGCTCTTGGTGGGGATGCCTATTGCGTTCGCGCTGGGGTTAGCCTCGCTTTCTTATCTGCTGCTTGAAGGCATTTCATTGACGATTGTTCCGCAGCGGATGTATGCGGGCATCGACACCTTTGTGCTGCTCTGTATTCCCGGTTTTGTGCTGGCCGGCAATTTGATGAACGTCGGCAATATCACGGAACATATCGTGCGTTTCTCCAACGCATTATTAGGTCATATTCGCGGCGGGCTTGGCTTGGCCAATGTGGCGGGCTCAATGATTTTCGGCGGTATCTCCGGCACGGCGGTGGCCGACTCAGCCAGCATCGGTTCGGTGATGATCCCCGGTATGGCGCGCTCGGGTTATGACAAACCTTTTGCCGCTGCGGTTACCGCCGCCTCGTCAACCGTTGGGCCGATTATTCCGCCCAGCGTGCCGATGATTATCGTAGGTTCACTAAGCGGTATTTCGGTTGGTCGAATGTTCCTGGCGGGTGCGATTCCTGGCCTGTTGATGGGACTCGCCATGATGGCCACGGTGTATATCCTGGCCGTTCGTCGCGGATACCCCAAAGAGCAGCGGGTACCATTTCTGCAGCTGCTGCGCGAAGCGAAAACGGCCTTCTGGGCGCTGCTGATGACCGTGATTATTCTCTACGGCATTATTGGCGGGTTTTTTACTCCCACAGAAGCGTCTATTGTCGCCTCGCTTTATGCACTAGTGGTGGGTATGTATGTGTATAAAGGCCTGTCGTGGAAAAAGCTCCCGGCGATTTTGTCAGACACTGTATTGACCTCCTCTGCACTGCTGCTGATGGTGGGGTTGGCAAACCTGTTTGGCTGGATCCTTACCAGCGAACAGATTCCGCAGATGATCGCTGCGCTTATTCTCTCCATTAGCGACAACCCGCTGATCGTTTTACTTATTCTTAACCTGATTCTGCTATTTGTCGGCGCTTTTATGGAGACCATCGCCGCGCTGATTATTCTTTTTCCTGCCTTGGTGGGAGTAGCCACTGGCGTGGGTGTCGATCCGGTTCATTTTGCGGTGATCGCGGTGCTGAACCTGATGATCGGGCTAACAACGCCGCCGGTAGGGGTGTGCCTATTTGTGGTGGCGGGTATTGGCAAACTGCCTATGTTGACGGTGGCAAGAGCCATCGTGCCCTTTTTGCTATGCAACTTGGCGGTGCTGTTGTTGGTGACCTATGTCCCCGCGATTTCGCTTTGGTTGCCTAACTTGTTGATGGGAGAGTAA
- the manD gene encoding D-mannonate dehydratase ManD has translation MKIERAYTIVTSPGRNFVTLKIVTDQGEYGIGDATLNGREMAVVAYLEEHVIPTLIGRDPQRIEDIWHYLYRGAYWRRGPVTMTAIAAVDMALWDIKAKLAGMPLYQLLGGKSRDRVMVYGHATGRDIDACLEEVARHVDEGYKAVRVQAGVPGIASIYGVAKKEGEPYEPADAELPAEHVWSTSKYLNHVPKLFAAVRERFGDELHVLHDVHHRLTPIEAARLGKEVESYHLFWLEDCVPAENQEAFGLIRQHTTTPLAVGEVFNSLYDAKALIENQWIDYIRATLTHAGGITHVRRIADLAGLYHVRTGFHGPTDLSPVCLGSAIHFDTWVPNFGIQEYMPHTRATDEVFPHDYRFEDGHFIVGETPGHGVDIDEQLAKQYPYKRASLPVNRLEDGTLWHW, from the coding sequence ATGAAAATCGAGCGGGCCTATACCATTGTGACCTCGCCGGGGCGCAATTTTGTGACGCTGAAAATTGTGACGGATCAGGGCGAATATGGCATTGGTGATGCGACGCTCAATGGGCGTGAAATGGCCGTGGTGGCGTACCTGGAGGAGCACGTAATCCCGACGTTAATCGGGCGCGACCCCCAGCGCATAGAAGATATATGGCACTACCTCTACCGCGGCGCTTATTGGCGTCGTGGGCCTGTCACTATGACTGCCATCGCCGCTGTGGATATGGCGCTTTGGGACATTAAAGCAAAACTAGCGGGCATGCCGCTTTACCAACTGTTAGGTGGCAAGAGCCGTGACCGGGTGATGGTATATGGCCATGCAACGGGGCGCGATATTGATGCCTGCCTGGAAGAAGTCGCTCGACATGTGGATGAGGGCTACAAAGCCGTGCGTGTTCAGGCGGGTGTGCCAGGCATTGCCAGCATTTATGGTGTTGCCAAAAAAGAGGGCGAGCCTTATGAGCCCGCCGATGCCGAGTTGCCCGCAGAGCACGTGTGGAGTACCAGCAAATACTTAAACCATGTGCCAAAACTGTTTGCCGCTGTGCGAGAACGCTTCGGCGATGAATTGCACGTGCTACATGATGTTCATCACCGCTTGACGCCCATTGAAGCCGCTCGTTTAGGCAAAGAGGTTGAGTCCTACCATCTGTTTTGGCTCGAAGACTGCGTGCCTGCCGAGAACCAGGAGGCGTTTGGCCTCATCCGCCAACACACCACCACACCTTTGGCGGTGGGCGAAGTCTTTAACAGCCTATATGACGCCAAGGCGCTGATCGAAAACCAGTGGATCGACTATATCCGTGCCACTCTGACCCACGCCGGTGGTATCACCCATGTGCGCCGAATTGCCGATTTGGCGGGGCTTTATCACGTGCGTACCGGATTCCACGGGCCGACGGATCTTTCGCCGGTTTGCCTGGGGTCGGCGATTCATTTTGATACCTGGGTGCCCAATTTTGGCATTCAGGAATATATGCCCCATACCCGCGCTACGGATGAGGTCTTTCCTCACGATTACCGGTTCGAAGACGGCCACTTCATCGTTGGCGAAACGCCGGGGCACGGCGTTGATATCGACGAACAGCTAGCCAAGCAATATCCCTATAAGCGCGCCAGCCTGCCGGTTAACCGGTTGGAAGACGGCACGCTATGGCATTGGTGA
- a CDS encoding GntR family transcriptional regulator encodes MHTTLQTLWQETRDTDSVRQRLFQVLRQSIIQMVLAPGQALSEKELADTFSVSRQPVREAFIRLSEAGLVEVKPQRGTYVVRISQRAVLEARFVREAVEVAVVKLAAEKGIEPAILTELHDLLERQRRCVKPHDYDRFYRLDEAFHRTLSLGVKQHAAWKVIEEVRAQLDRVRYLSVPHSTPLERLVEQHANIVAAIEARDASLAEQAMALHLREILVSMPDLVRRFPDLFEVQENQTLLQEAIQ; translated from the coding sequence ATGCACACGACATTACAAACGCTATGGCAGGAAACCCGTGACACGGACTCGGTTCGCCAACGGTTATTCCAAGTGCTAAGGCAATCGATCATTCAGATGGTGTTGGCACCGGGCCAGGCATTATCTGAAAAAGAGCTTGCTGACACGTTCTCGGTTAGCCGTCAGCCAGTGCGAGAAGCTTTTATAAGACTCTCCGAAGCAGGGCTGGTGGAGGTCAAGCCTCAGCGCGGTACCTATGTGGTGAGGATTTCTCAACGGGCGGTACTTGAGGCTCGCTTTGTACGTGAGGCGGTCGAAGTGGCGGTAGTCAAGTTGGCGGCTGAAAAGGGGATTGAACCAGCAATACTGACCGAGCTACATGATTTATTGGAGCGTCAGCGGCGCTGTGTAAAGCCCCATGATTACGACCGTTTTTATCGCCTTGATGAAGCGTTTCATCGAACGCTTTCACTAGGGGTAAAGCAGCACGCCGCCTGGAAAGTCATTGAAGAAGTCCGCGCTCAGCTTGACCGGGTGCGCTACCTCAGTGTGCCCCATAGCACCCCGCTGGAGCGGCTTGTAGAGCAGCATGCCAATATCGTTGCGGCTATTGAGGCGCGGGATGCCTCCCTCGCAGAGCAGGCGATGGCGCTTCATCTACGCGAGATTTTGGTCTCGATGCCCGATTTGGTTCGTCGTTTCCCCGATTTGTTCGAAGTACAAGAAAACCAAACCTTGTTACAGGAGGCGATCCAATGA
- a CDS encoding Zn-dependent oxidoreductase: protein MKAFQVKAPHDYQVADVEPPKAATGEVLVRVAFAGICGSDMHIIHGDNAFVRFPRITGHEFAGVVEAVGEGVLDVTAGDRVCIDPVISCGDCYPCRIGRPNVCSSLEVIGVHRDGGFEEFVAVPAANVHHLPDHIGLDAAALVEPYTIAANVLDRMQPHPGDRLMILGAGVIGLTILQMALAKGVEEIIVTDVINERLAAAKQLGATQVLNSREQDVEKEVLALTQGEGVPLIADAACVPALLPQMLRLASPAGRIGLLGFSVQPSELVQLEVIKKELTLVGSRLNNRKFPEVLELMASGQLDPLALVSHRLPLGDMPNAIEMLDHRPEEARKVLIQISA, encoded by the coding sequence ATGAAAGCATTCCAGGTGAAGGCACCTCACGACTATCAGGTGGCAGATGTTGAACCGCCCAAGGCGGCCACTGGTGAAGTGCTGGTGCGCGTGGCATTTGCCGGTATCTGCGGTTCGGATATGCACATTATCCATGGCGATAACGCCTTTGTGCGCTTTCCGCGTATCACCGGCCACGAGTTTGCCGGGGTAGTGGAAGCGGTGGGGGAAGGGGTGCTTGACGTAACCGCTGGGGATCGCGTCTGCATTGACCCGGTTATCAGCTGCGGCGATTGCTACCCCTGCCGGATTGGTCGTCCCAACGTGTGCAGTTCGCTTGAAGTGATCGGCGTGCATCGCGATGGCGGTTTTGAAGAGTTTGTTGCCGTCCCCGCGGCTAATGTGCACCACCTACCTGATCATATCGGACTAGATGCTGCTGCCTTAGTAGAGCCTTACACCATTGCCGCCAACGTACTTGATCGTATGCAGCCGCACCCTGGTGACCGGCTAATGATTTTAGGCGCCGGGGTTATTGGCCTGACGATCCTGCAGATGGCCCTGGCCAAGGGCGTCGAAGAGATCATCGTCACTGACGTTATTAATGAGCGTTTAGCCGCGGCAAAACAGCTTGGGGCAACGCAGGTACTTAATAGCCGCGAGCAAGATGTGGAAAAAGAGGTGCTTGCCTTAACCCAGGGTGAGGGCGTGCCGCTAATTGCCGATGCGGCCTGTGTCCCCGCGCTGCTACCGCAAATGCTGCGTTTAGCGTCGCCAGCAGGGCGCATTGGTCTGCTGGGCTTTAGCGTTCAGCCCAGTGAGCTAGTGCAGCTAGAGGTGATCAAGAAAGAGCTGACCTTGGTTGGCTCGCGCCTGAACAATCGTAAGTTTCCGGAGGTGCTTGAGCTAATGGCAAGTGGGCAGTTGGATCCGTTGGCGCTCGTCAGCCATCGGTTACCGCTAGGTGACATGCCCAATGCCATCGAGATGCTTGATCACCGACCTGAAGAGGCCCGCAAGGTACTGATTCAAATCAGTGCCTAA
- a CDS encoding TRAP transporter small permease — MNSDHKALEQEALESLDSMSAVPKLKGPIGRVIGWVDNCFLTLAVVALVAIAVTVLLQICSRLFLPFSIAWTEELSRYLFIYMVALSVGVVLRQNRHISVELFHHLLGPRMQAAFQVLICSLIGLFAYLVLPYAWQYAQNGTMQTSPTLHVPMLYIFFSTVVTFALLLVYSVLGCLEGIIAMCRSSASLQES, encoded by the coding sequence ATGAACTCGGATCACAAAGCGCTTGAACAGGAAGCGTTGGAAAGTCTGGATTCAATGTCGGCGGTGCCTAAGCTAAAAGGCCCCATTGGGCGCGTGATTGGCTGGGTGGATAATTGTTTTCTAACCTTGGCGGTCGTGGCACTTGTTGCGATTGCCGTCACGGTACTGCTGCAAATTTGTTCGCGGCTATTTTTGCCGTTTTCTATTGCTTGGACTGAGGAACTCTCGCGCTATCTGTTTATTTATATGGTGGCGTTATCCGTCGGTGTTGTATTGCGCCAGAACCGACATATCAGCGTTGAACTTTTCCACCACCTGCTGGGGCCGCGCATGCAGGCGGCTTTTCAAGTGCTAATTTGTTCGCTGATTGGCCTGTTTGCATATCTAGTGCTGCCTTACGCTTGGCAGTATGCGCAAAACGGCACCATGCAGACCTCGCCAACGCTGCATGTTCCCATGCTGTATATCTTTTTCTCAACGGTAGTCACCTTTGCGCTACTCCTGGTGTACAGCGTACTAGGGTGCCTTGAGGGAATTATCGCAATGTGTCGCTCCTCTGCCTCTCTTCAGGAGTCGTAA
- a CDS encoding TRAP transporter substrate-binding protein, protein MIKQFITSAVLGAAILGSHSLMAADYTLRFGHLANEQNIWHQAAEKFKEEVEANSDGQIEVRLYPSEQLGNEMDVINSIQLGTADMTITGESLQNWAPKAAMMAVPYAFRDSEHLHAAVNGDIGAEIEAQITEQTNLVPLAWFERGPRELTSNRPIRDPDELDGLRLRVPNVPLFVDTWKAMGARPTPMAFSEVFTALQQDTLESQENPLSLIESASFNEVQDYVNMTGHVRSWIYVVIGRNQLESMPDELQQVVRDAAQTMQDHQAELFIDDQERLEEALKERGMEFVEVDVDAFAEKARPAVLEALTDEQRELFDAIQDL, encoded by the coding sequence ATGATTAAACAATTTATCACCAGCGCCGTTCTTGGGGCCGCCATATTAGGCAGTCACTCCCTGATGGCGGCAGACTATACTTTGCGTTTCGGCCATTTAGCCAATGAGCAAAACATTTGGCACCAGGCCGCCGAGAAATTTAAAGAAGAAGTCGAAGCGAACTCCGATGGGCAGATCGAGGTGCGCCTCTACCCCAGTGAGCAGCTCGGTAACGAGATGGACGTGATCAATAGTATCCAATTGGGCACGGCGGATATGACCATCACGGGTGAAAGCTTACAGAATTGGGCGCCGAAAGCCGCCATGATGGCGGTACCTTACGCCTTTCGAGATTCCGAGCACCTTCATGCGGCGGTTAACGGTGACATCGGCGCTGAAATTGAGGCGCAAATCACTGAGCAGACAAACTTAGTCCCATTGGCGTGGTTTGAGCGCGGTCCCCGTGAGCTGACCTCCAACCGGCCTATCCGTGACCCAGACGAACTCGATGGGCTGCGTCTACGCGTGCCTAACGTGCCGCTATTTGTTGATACTTGGAAAGCGATGGGTGCACGTCCAACCCCTATGGCGTTTAGCGAAGTGTTTACTGCGCTGCAGCAAGATACCTTAGAAAGCCAGGAAAACCCGCTAAGTCTGATCGAAAGTGCCAGCTTCAACGAGGTGCAGGACTACGTCAACATGACAGGCCATGTGCGCAGTTGGATCTATGTGGTGATCGGACGTAATCAGTTAGAAAGTATGCCTGATGAGTTACAGCAGGTGGTTCGTGATGCTGCCCAAACCATGCAGGATCATCAGGCTGAGCTTTTCATTGATGATCAAGAACGTCTTGAAGAAGCGCTTAAAGAGCGTGGGATGGAGTTTGTGGAAGTCGACGTCGATGCATTCGCAGAGAAAGCTCGCCCCGCTGTCCTTGAGGCCTTAACCGACGAGCAGCGTGAACTCTTTGACGCTATCCAGGATTTGTAA
- the uxuA gene encoding mannonate dehydratase — protein MEHTWRWFGPKDAIRLEEIRQTGATGIVTALHEVPNDQVWSVEAIRERQQMIEAAGLTWSVVESVPVHESIKKGLPERDALIATYCQTLRNLAACGIDTVCYNFMPVLDWTRTDLTYQLPDGALALRFDQTAFAAFDLYLLQRPGAEKAYSDEEQTQASRYLEGLDSAGRDKLVNTLIAGLPGAEEHYTLEQFRAVLEGYADIDAARLRENLGYFLQVVIPVAEEVGIRMAIHPDDPPRSLLGLPRVVSTREDAQWIVDRIPSPANGLTLCTGSYGVRQDNDLVAMTRHFAPHIHFIHLRATQREADSRSFHEAPHLAGDVDMVEVIHALVDEERRREREGGARLPLRPDHGHQLLDDQQRNTAPGYPLYGRLRGLAELRGVELAVRQLTERASRPT, from the coding sequence ATGGAGCATACCTGGCGCTGGTTTGGCCCTAAAGATGCGATTCGGCTGGAAGAAATTCGCCAAACAGGCGCCACCGGTATCGTGACGGCACTGCACGAGGTGCCCAATGATCAGGTTTGGTCGGTTGAGGCGATCCGTGAGCGTCAGCAGATGATCGAAGCCGCTGGCCTGACATGGTCGGTGGTGGAGAGCGTACCGGTACATGAGTCGATCAAAAAAGGCCTGCCTGAGCGCGATGCGCTGATCGCCACCTACTGCCAGACGCTACGCAACCTGGCGGCCTGTGGTATCGATACCGTGTGCTACAACTTTATGCCGGTGCTGGACTGGACACGTACGGATCTAACCTATCAATTACCCGATGGTGCCTTGGCGCTGCGCTTTGATCAAACCGCGTTTGCGGCTTTTGATCTTTACTTGCTTCAGCGACCAGGCGCTGAGAAAGCGTACAGCGATGAGGAGCAAACTCAAGCAAGCCGCTATCTTGAGGGGTTAGATAGCGCTGGCCGTGACAAATTAGTCAACACGCTGATCGCTGGGCTGCCGGGCGCCGAAGAGCACTACACCCTTGAGCAGTTTCGCGCGGTCCTTGAAGGTTACGCTGATATTGACGCCGCTCGGCTGCGGGAGAACCTAGGTTACTTTCTCCAGGTGGTTATTCCGGTAGCGGAAGAAGTGGGCATTCGTATGGCCATCCATCCTGATGACCCGCCACGATCGCTGCTAGGGCTGCCCCGAGTGGTCTCTACGCGCGAGGATGCCCAGTGGATTGTCGATCGCATACCCAGCCCCGCCAATGGTTTGACCCTTTGCACCGGCTCTTACGGTGTTCGACAAGACAATGATTTGGTGGCCATGACCCGCCACTTTGCCCCGCATATTCACTTTATCCATCTGCGTGCCACGCAGCGTGAAGCGGATTCGCGCTCGTTCCACGAGGCACCGCACTTGGCCGGTGATGTGGATATGGTGGAGGTGATACATGCTCTGGTGGATGAAGAGCGGCGGCGCGAGCGAGAGGGCGGGGCGCGCTTGCCGCTGCGCCCGGACCACGGCCACCAACTGCTGGATGATCAACAGCGCAACACGGCGCCGGGTTACCCACTCTACGGGCGCCTGCGGGGGTTGGCGGAACTGCGCGGTGTGGAGCTGGCGGTGCGGCAGTTGACCGAGCGCGCGTCGCGACCGACTTGA